The Methanomassiliicoccales archaeon genome has a segment encoding these proteins:
- a CDS encoding thiamine phosphate synthase, whose product MESGSCNADSSPCKPIKLENMSRKIHGPLPQIPLVPTGGITAENAGEFIKAGAALVCVGSWLVDKKAVAEGRYEILTQRAHALMEAVKRAREKLREK is encoded by the coding sequence TTGGAAAGCGGGAGCTGCAATGCTGACAGTTCTCCATGCAAGCCCATCAAGCTCGAAAATATGTCTCGAAAAATCCATGGCCCCCTCCCCCAAATCCCTCTCGTTCCCACAGGTGGGATCACCGCGGAGAACGCTGGCGAGTTCATCAAAGCTGGTGCGGCCCTGGTTTGCGTGGGGTCTTGGCTTGTGGATAAGAAAGCCGTGGCCGAAGGTCGCTACGAAATCCTCACCCAGCGAGCCCACGCCCTTATGGAAGCGGTAAAGCGAGCGCGTGAGAAGCTCCGCGAAAAATAA